In Festucalex cinctus isolate MCC-2025b chromosome 1, RoL_Fcin_1.0, whole genome shotgun sequence, the sequence CTTActtacatgatgatgatgataataataataataataataataataataataataataataataataataataagaataagaataataacaataataataataataataataacaataaatataataataaagacaataacaacaaaaataataatgatgatgatgataataataataataataataataataataataataataataatataaataataataaaacttggACGAAGCAACGGCTTAGAACTTGTAAACTAAGGCACTCATGAGTGTTTTGTAATGATATTTTAATAAAGTGACTGAGAAATATTATGATAGTATTATAGCATAATAAAAATGGCCCGACCAATTAATAAGCAACATTaggtcttttaaaaaatatttgaagcaGACGCCGATTCCGATATTTGTCGGAATAAAATTGGGATAACTGATTAATCTGCCAATTAATTTAACAAATATAGTATGAATATATATCTTCTTTCTTGCTCCCTTAATGTTTAGAATAATAAAGATATTACTTACAAGCAGAACAAttgactgttttaaaaaaaaaattccccctatggaatttgtttaattttacaacaaagaggaaaatcatcaaaaaaaaaaaaaaaaagtcagattttggggggagggaatgtttaaatgtcattatctttgtcttattttttcttttctttttttttttttataacacatTACAACGCAagacaaaaataatgacatccaagcAATTCCCCTGAAATaattggtgtaaaaaaaaagtctctctgttgtaaagtaaacaaatactaaaggactatatatatatatatatatatatatatatatatatatatatatatatatatatatatatatatatatatatatatatatatatatatatatatatatatatatatttatattattattattattattattattattattattattattaattggcCATTGAAATTTTATTCGCCAAACATCAGAGTTGGCATCGGTCTCAAAAAATCCATATCAGTTGtgccttaattaaaaaaataataataattactctCCTTGCATGGATGCATGTGTGCAGTCTTGCTATCTGAGTGATGTGCAACAAAAACATACTGCAGAGGCTCCAATGAAATTCTCTTCAGGAATCTAGTATTATAAATGTGGTACATTTAAGtataaagtattaaaaataattgtgcacATTTAGTGATGGCTCTAGATTTGCTCAACACTGAAACTGTAACAAAATTCGAAGGAGATGTAATCCTGTGAGTTTAAATAATACAGTGTAATATTACAAGATGTTACACAGATTAGTTAGCATGACAAAAATCTCTTGATTTAAGTACAAGCATGCAAAGTGACCTGCACACTCGTGAGAAATAACATGGAGCAAGTGTGCGAAAAACGTGAGTGCACAGAGTGTGTATTAACGCGTGACACGTGTGCGTTCAAGAATGTAGTCACATTTACGAGCTATTACTACAGCTCAGGTTTAACATAGCTGCATCTGCCGACCCACGTCAGTGCATTACTGGGCACGTTATGTCCCGGTGGACGCGCTTTTACTCCCCATACGGTGTGTTGCGTTTGTCCGTGCGTGTGCGAATGCGTGCGGTAGTTTGAAGGAGGCGTCGAGTACGTGCAGGGAAAAGAGAATGGAGGGATTGTGTCTGGCTCAAGGGGGCCTTCCCTGTTCACAGCTGGGACGGACAAGAGTGCTGGATTAGCAAGCATGTCCGTGGAGAGACAGTGGAGCAGAAGGTGAACCGTCCTTCAGTTAACCAAGCGACTAAAGATTCATGCTGAATGGATTTTGCTTGGTCTTTGTCTTTTTAGTGAGATGATTCATGTTCCATGAATACAGATTGAAAGATGTGTTTGTAAATACATTACACGTTTAAAGATAATTTCTGAAAACAGTTAGCGATCTAGCTAGCTGTGCTAACACACCAAAAATGAATCTTTGCTTAGATGCCACAACTTACAGAACAACTTAGTGCAGTTTCTGGAATTCCCAAATAAGGATAGGAAGCCTCTGGATCTGGTTAGCTCACAAGCTAGCTGGTTGCTAGCACCTCTTGTCGTAGTAGCCTAGTATTATATGCCAAGCCCAGTGGATAGGAAAGTTGCTAAATGAGATAGCATCCACTTTTAAAAGGGGTGTGGTTTAACGCATTTCGTAGACGCCCACAGCATTTGTGAGCGGAGACAACAGGGTGAATTTTTGTACTTCTATCATTTACGTACTATACTTTCTTTTCAAGCCTCGTTTTTTATGCTTGATGTTTTTGAAAAAGAATTGGCAGGATTATtccattttcattttacagggaccttaaaaacaattaaatctTAATATATCAACATGAATTTTGTACAGTTCTCATTCATAAACCGAATTAATTTGTAAATTAAACTATTgtcaataatataaatatatctacattatataatatataatatatataattatatgatatataaatatcaaatattttatgCAAGTATAAAATAGCACAAGAAAAAATTTTACACATACAATTTTCATGTATAtcattaaatattcaaattatattatttataaataaaattttaaaattaaaatctgTGACCAAATGAGCTATTTAAGATGGAcattaatacataaaatacatatacatatccactttaaaaaataaaaaaaaatcattaacgaCTGATGtccattttaaatgaaattaaattatcTTTACTGAACAGTCTACTGTAAGCCTTGAGCTTGAAACTCAAAGACAGTTTTTGATTTGCAATGATGATGCCACCATTGCTTCACATTCCAAGTCCAAGTGGAACTCGCATGTCTGGATATGCCGAAGATCCCTGGGCTAAATGGAGACCATTGTGTCTGACCTCGCTGGATGTTGAAGATGTTGAAGACGTATACCTGCTTGCTGTGCTGGTGGTTACACTGATGCTGCTGCGGATTGGATCCCACTGGCTTTTTCGTAcgctacgaaaaatgtctgatcgccagaagaaTGCACAGGAAATGGCTGCAGCCACTGTGAGCgccatcactggcgtgcaagtcggccgaactaaggcctgtgacgacacttctctggtgaaaaacAACCTTGCAGCACTTAACCTTGCCATGAACagaatgaggagagacatggtCACAAGGTAGCTTGACTTGGAGAGAAAAGCTGGACTGGAGACTGCGATGAACCGGaatcgtgatgaagacggatctgACTGAAGGTGTGGTCGGACACATGGCTTTCATTATGCCCAGATATCTAAAGCTACTGGACTGAGTCAATCTACATGGTTTcaatcaacaagtgatcaacaaactattggaacgaatctactagtgttgttccgataccgatactggtatcagcagaggtgccgatactgcaataaaacagtggtatcggtatcggtgactactcacaagtaacatgccgataccattaattccaacgctaatataggattttggatgcagcaacTTGTGACTTGCtcatgcacaacattcactgatatatgacatgttcactgcatgctgatctaagatatcctattggcccttgaatgctctgaaccaatggcaggacagctttttcatgttgaggaataaaaatcgcaagtatcggtatggtatcggtatcggccgatactgcaaagctgggtatcggtatcgggagcaaaaaaacggtatcggaacaacactagaatCTACTGTTTGGAACACAAACTACGTGCGATCAAATCATTGGTTGAAGATGAGCTGATTGAACTTTTAATAATCTATTTCCCTGAACTAAAAGACTCCGAACACAATCAACTGGATAACTAATATCATGGAaatgatgaactgagtgaacaTTTATTATCCCTGCTTGACTTTTAACGATTAGTTGTTTGATTTTCTGCGGCCTAGTtttgtatgggggcgggaaattATAAGCttcatgcttcttcctgccagcacTTTTTCTTTTCCGTTATTATATGTtgaaattgtatgatgaaatgcttgattgtcacaatgctgtccgaaaggaaaaatgaacaaataaaataaaaaaataaaaaaataaaaaataaaaacattaaacacattaactctttgactgccagccattttcggaaaaggtaacccctatactgccagctgatttacagaattttaccgatctttcaagctccacagaaaatgttgtgttaggactatggaaacgcggatactaccaaatgaaagattgaagtctcatctttcatctaaaaaaaaagtttgtttctaccttattcggatcttcagtaatcaacaatagaaaacagcttcgtttcacccaaatcctctattttcttccaaaatacggagaaatcaagctttttgttaaacgatgttatttcatgcactctagtgaatttggcacttttttttttgcatgagtgattctacaaacacctaaacttctataaaacactaccccaacaataaaaaatgttttttgattgcaaaataacagtttatttacatgcaacagtagcaatccgaacaaacaatttggaaaactctttgcaaactatttacacgtgcgcaacagtttttgtcagtctgcttctgcatggactgatttgcgtagaggttggtatgatgaacgatgtgctggagaagttcatccgtgatgaagagctccaggatgtcagctggcaggtgggaattcagctctgctgcagcatcccttggtcctggttttgcagcaaaggggaagatggttggctgccagccgaattcatcaacttcaagccagccagaatctttgggatctgcaaatatacatttcaatatcatatattattttagagcactgtgatgcaatgtgtgtgtgtgtgtgtgcatgtttacctttttttcttgggtgtattggttgatgcacattctgtaaattatagaagacgtttaccatcaaatattttattagagctgtggagaatcttttttttttttctttttacctttgttctgctcactgtgagaagggtcactttgggccctatgagggggagctgaaagaaacatatacaattacaatactatcgaaagactttccttttattgttgcggtgtattgaaaacgttttttttttttttttttacctttctttgtcgtagaaccagcggtcggacgttgctgtgagcacgatctataaaacatacattcacgtttgtataggtaatagatgttctagtgtatatcagcacatttacacacgctgctagcagatcgccgaaatgttagtaaagtaatcttactagcaatctcttagcatgttagcgcttaccttcacgttctttggaagactgtccaagactgtcttgcatcggacccatagtagtcgtcatcgtccgatgaaacgtcatctgtgcagacgtgctcagttgtgcaccacttttctccggtgttagcatcgctagccggtgcggccttaggacgttattagcatcgctagccggtggggccttacgacgtggtcgaaacggccgcgtcaccgcttcattatgacttaactccgtcatcactgtgctcttgagcactggtcgatgcttttgagctttgaaaataaggatcaagcgtgagctgattgccatctgtagcctttttgactcccttagccaagttagccattctctccccctcaacactctagctccgcctctcttcttctactgttgtctcttacccgatcttgtccaaaagactcatcatagccatctagtggccaggaatactcattatagtaacccgatcggcttgatacttggagcacagctgcccaaggctttcctccacccgtttccataaaaaaacatagtagacgtcaattaacgtctatggcggccaattctaggtttatactgaacgtctttaaacgtttatggcggtcaaagagttaaaagtgaaatgtattttaataaGCGCTATCCCTTTTTTTCAGACGGCATGCAAACACAAATTCTACAAAAAGATGCTGCGCCCGTATGAGCATATTGCTCATGCAGTCTTTCATCCCTCGCTTGGATGTTTGCGCATGCGCGGAGACAAGTGCAATAATCCACGCTCTCGCCGCCTCACGTGTGCTCCACTGCTCTACTTTCCGCTCGCTGGAGCTGTGGGAGGGAAGGGTTGCTTGCTTGGACCAACTCCCACCCACCCCATCTCTCTGtcatacacgcacacaaaacatACACTCAAGCATGCGCCCACGTTATATGCATAAACACTGTAAGAGAGTGCACGCGTCTCGGTTGGTCGATGCGCAGTGTGTGGATGAGCAACCgcacatgcagaaaaaaaaaacaactacaaaagCGCTGATGTAAAAATAGACTTGCTGTTAATATTAATTACGCTTTAACTGATTCACAGACTTCACCCCAGGGGATGCTGGGAATGCAGCACTCTTCCCTTCTTCCCTTTCCCTTCATACAAATTAGTATGGAAATGCATAAATTGGGTTTGCAGCAACCAACAACTCAGCATACTCATGTACAAAATGATACTGTATGGTATAAAAGCAAATTTAATATtcattgtgatttaaaaaaaaaaaaaatctaatcattattattacaagATACATTTAGAAGCGAGTGCAAGGAAAACAAGTGAAAGCAAATGTGTGAAACTCGACACAAAGAGAATTAAGTGGATTGAGGTAATCCACTTTATCCGAGTACAAAAGGTTCAAACAGCAATGAAACAGGGGCAGATTGTCTGTCTATGTAGCTGGAGCCTTGGAATAATGAAAAATACACGAGGTGTGTCAGATAAGCTCCCTGAACTGCTGCCACGTCGTACAAACACTAATTCCAATAAAGTTgcagcaaatgtaaacaaaaacagaatacagtgatttgcaaatacttttcaaattcaattaaatactctcgtgtcaaaattagtgcgttaattttgagttaatttaaagttcttttaacgccactatttttttttttaacgcgcgattaatTTTAACTTACTTATATGGAAAGCCTGTACCGGGGGGAATTCCAAATGCAACATGGCAGACAGGTCCACAAATACATACAATAATGGGttcaagttatattttacaatttaaaaaatgtgcagaatttcacaaatttcaaagattagatagctcatctttttttacagtacatctttttcattttaactcaattttatgaattattatgaaattactgtaacgactaaaatgcagccatatttctattagttcaacatttttgcccccacttttatgttaaaagtatgaaaacttggaaaaaatattgtattgtacatttaaaacaggtataaaatttgtgattaatcttgagttaactatggaagtgatgcgattaattacgattaaaaattttaatcgcctgacacccctactaactcattcactcccaaccattttcacagaaacaatcccgttcgctcccggctgttttactggattttgactgattttgcaaggcccacagaatattgtgttccattgctataaaagcatggaacatatcaaaagaaagattaaagtctcttctttcatcaggacaaaaaagtatgtttctatctgtttccgttttgcagcaattagcattagaagagagctaagtttcatcagttttcacaaatctctttaaaattctaagtaattttgctttttttctagatggccctggttgatctcctttgctctgctgccacctgctagccgtttgtgtaataactaccatttctgcaaccgttctttgcagttgagaggctgcatcaaagccttctgtatgctctagcattaaaaaacaaaaaaaacaaaaaacaacaacgtataaatacgtctttgggacacttagaacattaaaaaacgtatttacacgttattgggagcaaatgagttaaataaactATAAGAACAATAAATTTATTGTTCAcactaaataactttttttgtcaaatattgacttattttttgtgttttagaatccgccacacattttcaatgggagacaggtctggactgctggcaggccagtCTAGTACTTACTACTCACACTACAAAGCCACTTTGTTGTGACGTGCGTAATGTtgtttgacattttctttttgaaatcagcaaggaTGTCCCTAAATAAAGATGTAGCTCGGATTTGATTATCCATCTGTGCGTTTCAGCATTAATGGCGCCGTCGCAGATGTGTACACACACCCGCACTTCACAGATGCAGGCTTTTGAACCTTGCACTGGCAACAATGTGGATGgtactttttcttctttggtCTGGAGGACGCAACATCCATGATTTCCAAAAGTAATTGGAAAtttggactcgtcagaccacagcacactCTTATGCTGCGTTCCCACCAAAagcggcggcgcgtttgcattgtagtcaatggagttcgcgcgcaacggaacgaaagtgcgtggggcggcgtgGAGGACGCGTTTCGCTCGTTGGGACGCGATGCGcggcagcgaaaatccgcacattcacgacgaaaatccgcacattcgcatattcgtcaaagttaaaaaaattgaacttttttcgcgtttcgcctcgcggtagccaatcggcttcgagtacgggccgcatcacacacagcgtcctctctattgtcaccccgagcgcaacaacacggccagccgtgacagaatgatgatcaagaaagtgctggtaagtctgtttacttgcttttgaactgtaccgagttagcagcagtgcttattattaacgccaaagctatttttagcacaaatgccggccgcccgattgccactaaaaaagcgaaagtgctatcacgtacctcaaaaaaggagaaaatagtgccacggctgtttagtcccaggaaagaagtgaatgTAGTTAGCGGCGCTCACTCGctaaaagtgctccacttccttgttcaccaagggacacgcctcctccgctacggtgagcacgaaagcgcgaatgagcggcaaccgttccataaacgctcgcgaatgaagtaagtctaccattgctaccatccttaagaactaccatcacaaaggtaaataaaacgactttattatacagtacagtttatttctttaattacaatacaatagcacatttattatacataaaataaggtatatttttgtgtagttttaaggcttatttagaagaaaattatgttttgggGGAACGTGTTTTGTGttctgggaacggattattctcattttaatggtttcttatgggaaataaatgttcggaagacaaacttttcgcctgacacacactttctgggaaccaattatcttcgtgagctgaggtatcactgtaattGGAAActtggactcgtcagaccacagcacactCTTACACTATGCATCTGTCCAtctcggatggatggatggatggatggatggatggatggatggatggatggatggatggatggccggGGGTCACTGTTTCACTCATTCTCCTTGCCCCACTTTGTTAACGGTTAAATCTATGATTTGAGGTGAAAGCTTTTACTGTGATTGTAACGACAGGTATCCGGTTAAAAGGGAAAGATCCCTCAAAGGTGACCTCAGAAATGACTTGAAGCACTGTAATGAAACATCTTACATCGTGTGACTGTGTGTGTATAATAGAAATGTTCCCCTGGGCCCGGGTCCAAGCTTTCTAGGACTGTCCACCGCGCCAGCCAGAGACAACCAATCAATGTCAATGAACGCCGCCGCCCCCCCACTCTACATTATACTGGCTCAAGATGATGTCATGACACCATTATGTCTCATGGGTGACAACACAGCACTTAACAAGACAAAATTGACCCTTTGCTGGTGTTTGACAAAAGTATCGGGCCATGTACACATTATAGCGAAAGGAGCTGAGAACAAATGAAATTCATATAAAGGTTCAATGCTTCGTAAGTGACAAAATCTTCAACTAAATGTTAAGTGGGTGTCCTTGGGAATTGTTGTCCATTCATCTAGAAATCACTGACGGAGCCTCATGGCTCACAAtctttgtttaatttaatttaatttaatttaatttaatttaatttaatctctGTTTCAGGAGTGTTGGATGAGCTTTcagatttcttttattttctagATTCTAAAATGTATTCCACATAAttgtaatcatttttttccaacagtCTATTGGCTCTTTTGGTTTCTCTTGGCTGTGCTGCTTCCAGCACATGTGGATCTTAGCCATTCATATAGTCTTTCACTATTTGTATGTgcagcggccatcttacgttgccactcatTAAGTGAAAAAACAGAATTTTGACTTGAGAGCTGCTGAATGCAGAAAAGTGAATTTGGGATCTCTACTTCCACCTGTGGCCgggaaatgaaactgcacattcccttcttcacatacataacgcgcacatgacgtcacatccgcacaCAGTGGGCGGGAAATttgaacccgaatccagtctgaaaattaTGGGCCAGAAGCTTGCAGGAGTTCCCATTgtgaacaaaaaatgtgttaatctaatatttaaaagatgtttcagacataaatggtcaaataaaaaggctattgtaaagatatttttgggcaaattgttacatagagcagctttaacCCAACTACTCACTGCATGTAAACGTTATCAGAGGTGGTAATAAGAGGTGGATTTGGTTGGGTAAATCTCCATGATACAAATGTATCactcacaaaaatatttaagaCTAACTTAAGGTTTATGTAATTTTTGTATATGACAAAttcccatttacttttttttttaaacacaaacctaccaaataaaccttatatgatacatattcattagtcTAATCAAGCTTacttatttgaaatgcataatcctAAGGTTTATGTATAGTATTAATAAATTATAATTGCTCTAATAATAATGtgaattttaaatttaatttttaatttaaatacgtAAAGTACATTGTTTGATTTGCATAATAATCAGGTTACCTATACATGATAAATGGCATATCATCGTTGctttgtgaaaaacacttacgtccatttttttgtttatacatttttatgtttttgggatgaaactgaatgcagacatcccaaaaaatgtaaaaacacgTAAGTATACTTTATTAAcactaaatacataaacctaAGGATTATGCATTTAAAATAAGTAGGCTTTATTAGGctaatgaatatgtatcatataaggtttatttggtaggtttgtgttaaaattatcttttaaaaaaaaaagtaaatgggaatttgttatatatataaaaaaaatatttcaatatgtATAGTGTTAGGCTTAAGAGTGAAGCATGCCTTTATGGACCTTGTTTTGTGCactaggaacaaaaaaaaagttccaagttATTCCCACTTCCGACCAAGTTGAAAATATCGAATTGTCTTGGTAAGAAGTAAATGGCCCAGGCCAGTCCTTATAAATCAAGTTTATAAAGACAAATTGAATGACTCGATGCCTAATGGCAACTGGACTGAATGAACCGCGTTAATTTAACAATTGAAGAGGTCTTGTGCCCTTGCATGATTCAGCATCCTTGCTCATTTCTGCCACCGTCTCACTGTTGCGCTGTGAGCCCAAATTTGAAAGACCACATTTTCAGAATGCGTCATCCAAGCCCAGTGACTCCGTTAAGGACAATTAAAGCCTCCTCACAAGCTGCCTGCACCATCTCAAGGTCCCATCGTTAGTCCCTctaaagcacttaaaaaaagaaaagaaaaaaagttagcaATTAAAAGTGTTGATGATAACCGATGATAGTTTCCATAGCAACACCAAGAATGATTCACAGTCAGGCTGTGAGATAAATTTCACACCTCGGTGCACCTCACCTCTAACGTGAGCTTCTATTTGCGCGTGCGTGTTAGCGAGCGAGCTAAATGCGAGTATGGAGAGACGCTTTGTCCTTGACGAGGTTTTTTTAGCTGAGGAAAGTGAGCGAACGCTCGCTCTTATCTATTCTACAGCATGAGATGTAAATCTGGTGATGGGCCGGAGTGCTTcggtgagcaaaaaaaaaatgttaaaagcgGACTTTAAACGAAAGCCAGCTCCCACTTAACTTCCCTCTCACGTGGACGGGCTGCTCATTAGGCTGCCGTCTCCTTCGTccgtttt encodes:
- the LOC144015007 gene encoding uncharacterized protein LOC144015007, translating into MAISSRLILIFKAQKHRPVLKSTVMTELSHNEAVTRPFRPRRKAPPASDANNVLRPHRLAMLTPEKSGAQLSTSAQMTFHRTMTTTMGPMQDSLGQSSKEREDRAHSNVRPLVLRQRKLPLIGPKVTLLTVSRTKNVHQPIHPRKKDPKDSGWLEVDEFGWQPTIFPFAAKPGPRDAAAELNSHLPADILELFITDELLQHIVHHTNLYANQSMQKQTDKNCCARVNSLQRVFQIVCSDCYCCM